From the Notolabrus celidotus isolate fNotCel1 chromosome 12, fNotCel1.pri, whole genome shotgun sequence genome, one window contains:
- the tnfaip8l2b gene encoding tumor necrosis factor, alpha-induced protein 8-like protein 2 B: MDAFSAKDMATRAQKKILSSMASKGSVQMFIDDTTSEILDELYRVSKEFTGNKSESQKVIKDLIKIAVKIGVLFKNNRFSTEELGVATDFKKKLHMGAMTAISFYEVDFTFDKAVMSDLLTNCRDLLLKLVNTHLTPKSHGRINHVFNHYSDPELLTKLYEPSSSFRPHLTKICKGLNKLVEDETI; the protein is encoded by the exons ATGGACGCCTTCAGCGCAAAGGACATGGCCACGAGGGCGCAGAAGAAGATCCTCAGCTCCATGGCCAGCAAAGGCTCCGTCCAGATGTTCATAGACGACACCACCAGCGAGATCCTGGACGAACTGTACCGCGTCTCCAAAGAGTTCACGGGTAATAAGAGCGAGTCCCAGAAGGTGATCAAAGACCTGATCAAGATTGCTGTGAAGATCGGCGTGCTGTTCAAGAACAACCGTTTCAGCACAGAGGAGCTGGGAGTGGCCACGGATTTCAAGAAGAAGCTGCACATGGGGGCCATGACAGCCATCAGCTTCTATGAG GTGGACTTCACCTTTGACAAAGCTGTGATGTCAGACCTCCTGACCAACTGCAGAGATCTCCTGCTGAAGCTCGTCAACACCCACCTCACCCCCAAATCCCACGGACGCATCAACCACGTCTTCAACCATTACTCCGACCCCGAGCTCCTGACCAAACTGTACGAACCCAGCAGCTCCTTCAGACCCCACCTCACCAAGATCTGCAAAGGACTCAACAAACTGGTGGAGGACGAGACAATATGA